From Cotesia glomerata isolate CgM1 linkage group LG3, MPM_Cglom_v2.3, whole genome shotgun sequence:
tcacatgtaattgttagCCGAGGcaaagccgaggttgacaaacatgtgatctgaggctttactttttactggccaaggtatGTATACTATtgttctgctcgacgtagccggaatgtggcaactttgcttagcgcagcggccagaaagttgccactttccggccggagggcagaaaaaatactatatagcataaatataatataaataaatataatttattcgaaaatcgagttttgagaaaatggcgcttaaaattgtccGGGCTCAGCCCAATTGAAGTCTTAACGCTCCGATTAGGCTTTGCAAATATccggataacttttaaaatacttGTCCGATTGACATCAAATTTTCTGTGCACATACTTCAATATATCTAGattacaaaaatgaaataaaaaaaaattattttttttttaaattccaaatTCTTAAGACCCCTTAAAATTCTCCTCCTGATAAGTAAGTAACAgataacttttataataatgaaactCACCGGTACCAACTATAATATTAACACCAGTCTGTTGACTAACTTCAACCATCAACGAAATATCGCGTTTAATTCCATGACTAGTGTTCTCCACAATAGTCCCACCGCCGtgtaatttgaataatttaatctcTTCGAAAATAGCATTTCTAGTTTCTGCATCATTAAAAGTAACATTGTAACGACTGCTGTAAGGGTACTGTCTGATAAACCCGAGGTTCCTGATATCGAAGTTGGCTCCAAAGTGCTTCGAAAGTTCCCGAGGCGGCGGAACgtagaatttatcaaaatccaGCGCCAGATGCTCGTGAGTTAGCGTTCTGCCGAGCTTAGATAGTTCCGTTGACCCAAGAACTGaaacaaaaagtttttatgtactgattaattattaattatgctCAGCTTTAAAGTTGTTTAATTAGTCTGGTTACACTTGAGTTTTACCTGTTTGCATGCTACCAGCTGGAgtcattattaaatgatatGTCTTGCGCTTAGTACAGTAACAAGTTTACTTTCAAGATTGTTGTTAAATGTCGAGTTTTTATTTGCTGAGTTGTATTAAATCTACCGTTATCGCTTGCCAGATAACTTTCTTTActcatattataatttattatattatatgctatgcatattttattatttatcagtatgtcgttttttttaatatatatatttttttaaataaaaatttttaatttataattaaattataaaaaaaatattaattaataatttttaattcaaaactagcaaccttgcagtcactatgtgactgccgtgacttgtgaactataaataatcaaaattttactttattaaataatgacttttgttaaattgcactgtactttcttaaatattgacgtttttaaagatataagctcaccccgatattacacttatcaggagtttttatttgagtacccacatgcattttgatatatttttcatatatatacatacatatatatatatatatatatatatatatatatatatatatatatatatatatatatatatatatgaaaaattgatgtgagtactcaaatgaaaggtctcgatgagtgtaatgtcggggtgagcttatatcttcaaaaatgtcaatagttcacaagatacaaggtcatttcttaattatgtatctagagaaggagaattttcaaatgcagcctaaatacttatcatcataaattaattatcggtgagaatgatatgaaatcttgaaaaggcacaaatttaagtcaagacctttgcaatgacactaaattttactaaaaaaactgattttatcatatgactatcctgtacacaaaatttttcttgttctcttaataatatagattacaattatttaatgatgaacAAATgcgtcgaaaaaaatttataaaatcaaaaaattattaaaaactgctccgaaaatttaacataaaaaatttactatcattaaaaaatatataaactaaatttttatcaaaattttgatgataccaaattaaactataaaaatgcctttaaaattaaaaatatttaaatcataaatatcgctgaaaaaatatcaaaaccaatttacgataaaaaaatttttcttaggctcttaattatataaattactttttcacACACAACCACATTCacatatacaaaaaaaaaataaataaacaaatttttttatcgcgAAATtctaatctatttataattactttgaaaatttattataataaattaattattttataaaagcatatgaaacattgaaaatACACAAATTCATATCAAGACCTTCTCTATGAtcctaaataaaattaaaaaaatttttttcataatataaaTACACCACAGACAAATTTTTcctcattaataattaagaaaaaagaaatcacAAGacaaggaaaaataaaaatgaaatttcaaatttatcatatcctttatttaaataatcctGAGCTGCAAAACGTTGAAAACACTCAAGATTACAACTCTTGATATTCAATccgattaaataatttattttaccatatatatatatatatataataatatatagacatacacatacatatataaaccaGATTaccaattattaatataatagttCTCccatattaataatcaataccGGGAATATACATATGTgtacatatatacacatatttGATAGCTACAGCCCCACTAGTGTCAATCGAGCGATCTCAGtcacataataattaattattttatttgaagcTGACTCGACGCTTATGTTCCGATCAGATCGTCAACGACCAATTGCACTCGTTTATTaacttgattttatttaaataatcgtaTTTAAAGGGCTCTTTACAGCCAACTCATTTATCgttcatatttatatatattatcaattataattatatagttataataataataataataataataatataatataatatagaataatcaatcaattaattttttaattaattaattaataattataatagtaataacgataaaatactaataatttacatttacacAAGACTCTCGTATTTTATTCCCTcgatctttttcttttttttaatattcagtcgttactatatttatttaagttgataaaaacaattaaatctcagtaataaatttgtttgtatgtaaaaaaaagaaacagaTAAAGAAGACTCGAAACAAGtacaaaaacaattaaatatacaagacattaaatatacaatgTACAGAATTAtaaagcaaaaaatatttaattccgtttatttagaattttcgtaattaaatttttttttgccctcttGGTCTTACACATTATATTAAATCACGATGACAGTGTGTTATacttagtataattaattaattaaataataaataatgatattaatagtaataataaatttactgcgACCTTTAACACGCGTTTAttaatgatcatttttttaaatgtctttattagtgaaataaaaactaaaatattttatgggACTCTTATCGTGGGCCCCTTTGATTCCTCACGACTTTCTagctctttttattttaaattaaataattatttgatggttttttatttttgctttttgtgtatttttattttttttacgtcAGTAGATGCGACGATAACGATGACGATTACGATTACGACTAAGGCGGTGGCGAGGTCGTTGGAGGCGTCTCAGACGGTAACGAGCTAGTCGACGACGACGGATACTGGAGTTTAATCGGTACGCAAGCAAACTCACGTGGCTTGCTCGGAGCCTTCATAAGCTGTCATCGCTGTCATCTTGATTTGTTACTACGCTTATTGTACTTGCCAGACCGCTGACCTCGGCCGTTAGTTCACCACCTCCTTCTGTTTCATGTTGGGTTATATTTTGACCCTGTTGCTCGtttcctgaaaaatttaataatcaaaatttatttagtgttttttatttaaaaaaaaaaagttttttattttatcacagaaataaataaaaaaattagttaccAGAATTAGCAACTGGCGTTTCTTCATCACCTTGTCCAGGACTTAAAATAGCTTCTTTAATTTGACTGTTAACGCCTTTGGGGTCTAAATCCGTAGCCCAACTGAAGTACATCAGCGCCAAATGAGTATTGCCAAGTTTTTTATGAacctacaataaaaaaaaaataatttaactaaaactgggcccataaccttAAGGTAGACCTAACTTTACGGTAATCTAAagataaaaagttaaatactTAATATATTGTTCATCGATATTAAAtaagtacacagaaaaaaaaaaattacttgaattaaataaataattttgaagaattttaatgatatttaagttagccttcaacaatttttgtattttttcaatagttgaatagttaaatagttaaataaaaaaaatagcaacatttcagtcactacgtgactgccgtgacttgttaactatacaaaataaaaattttgctatattaaataatgacttttgataaattgcattgtactttcttaaatattgacgtttttaaagatataagctcatcctgatgttacactcatcaagagctttcatttgagtacccacatgcattttgatatatttttcatacatacatatatataatatacataaatatgtaaaatatatgaaaaattgatgtggatactcaaatgaaaggtctcgatgagtgtaacctcgggatgagcttatatctttaaaaatatcaatagttcacaagatacaaggtcatttcttaattattgatatttttaaggatataagctcatcctgatgttacactcatcaagagttttcatttgagtacccacatgcattttgatatatttttcatatattcatatatataaatatataaaatatatgaaaaattgatgtgggtaatcaaatgaaagatctcgatgagtgtattgtcggggtgagcttatatctttaaaaatatcaatagttcacaagatacaagatcatttcttaattatatatctagagatggagcattttcgaatgcagtctaaatactcatcataataaattgactatcggtgagaatgatatgaaaccttgaaaaggcacaaattcaaatcaagacctttgcaatgacactgaatttcactaaaaaaaaccgattttatcatatgactattctggacacaaaatttttcttattctcttaatatagattataaaaatttttagattccAAGTAATTTAATGTTCATAGAATTTTATCTTGTTTatttgagtagaaaattttttaaactaagaaacttttttcttaaattaattaagtaaattttatttagcttaagaattttttgtcttgattaaaaacaataaaattctttaaaattattttcttgtttcaaaattttttctcttgatccaaattaattttttttttttttttcagtataaaaaataattatttttaaacccgatcaagaattcaaatttcttatttctactaataaaaaaaaaattttttttaaatctaaccaagagtttaaattattaatttctacaaattaacaaaaataaaaaaaaaactcacctTTCCTATCGAATAATAGACTAGAGATTCTTTGGGTGCGATAtttttaagttcttcaaaCTCTCTAAGCGCCTCATTATACCGTCCAATGGAGAAATTAATACTAGCTCTATGAAACTTGCACAAAGTATTATCCGGAGCGTTAGTAATCGCAACATTGAGAGTCCTGAGTGCAAGATCGGTCTTCTTCAATGCATGTTGAACGACTCCAATGTGGCACATGATAGCCGAGTGATACGGATTGATCTGCAGCGCCCTTTTGAAGTGAACTTCAGCCAAGCTATACTGTTCCTGCTTAGAATAGATAGTTCCCAATCCAAACCAAGCATTGTAGTGCCTGGGATCCAGCCTGATCGCGTTCCTAAACGCATGAACAGCCTTCTCCAGTTCCTCAGTCAACACATATTCGTGTCCTAGCAGCGTGTAGGCGTAGGGGAAATTAGGATCGACCTGGATCGCGCGCTGGAAGAACTTTATCGCGGTTTCGTGCTCGGTCTGTGCAGAAAAAAGATTACCAGTCGCGCACCAGGCCGCAGGAGAGCTGCGATCTTCAGCGACCAGCTCCTGGGCTAAAGTGGATAGCTGGACTTCGGAGTGCAAGTGCCACAAGACAGTGCTGTAGATCTCCATCAGGTCCATCCTCTGTGGCTCCAACTGTCTGACTTCCGCGAAGTAATTCGCGgcttttttgtaatcattcaTCTCGAAGTGAGCTCGAGCCAGCATTGACAAGACCCAGCCAGTATTGTAATGATGCTTTGGGAGCACGCTTAAAATTTCCACGGCTTGGGAGCAGTTGAACTGACTCAAGTGCTGATAAGCCAGCCCCAGTTCTCTCAACAGCGACATCAGACCTTCTGCACACTGTTTTTGAACCAAAACCGCGCACTGCTGCTGAGTAGCACAATTGCTGttgctgttattattattactgttattattactactgttattattgttgttattggtATTACTATTTTGATTCAACGCATTTGTCGTAGCGACCATTTTTTCAGAAGTTATTGTCTCACTTTTCTCCTTATCGCTTCTGTTGCGCTCGTTCAGCTCGTTGAATGTCGCTTTGTTAAGGTTAGTCTTCGACAGACGAGCTTTAGTCTTCCGAGACGGGGACTTTGGTGTCGTGAACTTGTTCCTGTTTGGAGATTTGTTGTTCTCTTTCACGGAGTAACTGTGACTAAACAGTCTAGAAGAGCGTCGCACGTTTGGACCCTGGAGAGTTGGCGTTGCTGGTGTTGGGGTTGTTGGTGTTACTGTTACGATGTTCGCCGTGTTGCTCGTGTTTCCTGACTGGGAAAATACAGGCTTGCCTTGCTGCAGTGGAGTCTCTTTTCTTGACataaattgctaaaaaaatatttattagattaaatgataaatatattttttttttggtaaatttggGGGAAATTATTCAGTTTTTaagttaagttttaaaaagGGACTGTTGAGAATTTAGGGCAAAATGATTTTGAGCTggagataaattttaataaattaaaaagtttgcaAGGTagtggaaaaatttaaaagtattctGTTACATAAttgaagatttattaatatttattattgactAGGTCACCGagttataaagaaattttaaagtaaactttttttttgttctgaagaataataattcaaGCGCAAGTTATTTTGtgagaattttaataaaaaattaactttcttCGGCAACCAACCGTTGGATTCTCACTGAAAGGAGTTTAAGTTACTCGGTGAATAATTGAAAGCTGAAGCTTTGTAATTAGTCTTCaacttttttatctatatgaaaaatttttataagtacaAAATAtactaatgaaaaaatttaactttaaaaaaaaaatttgggccaaaaaatttattttaagaatttcaatcaagaaaaaattttagaactaaaaaattattttaatttatttaatttttaattttaatttgactttaatttttttggtatttacaagtggggtccacCCTATTTTTAGCCATAcataggtgaaaaattaacattttcaattttttttttattttgcttgtTTTTATgacgcatttatgataaaaaatgtcacgaaagaaaaaaatacagatttcgatagcttttttgccttcaaaaattggaaaaaaattttggctctcatgtttttggataaaatttctagtttatctttttttgatgtttttgatatattttttttttgaaaagtacataataaacgaacatatatttttttgaaaatttataaaacttgttaaaattgtgataatcaacttttttttttaaattgttcattttttcatgtatttttcaaaaaaaaaatatatcaataaaatcaaataaaaatttcgttcaaaaaaatgaaaattaaaatgattgaccccacttgtaaatatttgccaaaatatatgataattgatagaaaaaaaataaatacttacacCTACATGGGCACGAAGACTACTGACACGTTTAGCTAAACTTTTCTGATCATTAGACTCAGTTAAGGTAACTAACGAAGGTAGTACTGTTGGTTCTGGCGTATTATTGTCCAGCGGAAGAATTCCAAAACTCGGAGTGAGAGGACTCATCGAATTACTAAACATACTACGATATCGCTGAGGTTTGCTGCGGGGTGATATCGTCGAAAGgtttgtgtaaaaaatagCCTGTGGTTGGGGACTTTCTTCTATTGAGGGGTGCAATCTCGCACCCTGATTATTTCCATTGACAATCACAGCCTGCGTTGGAGTTCTGGATGAAACAAACCTTGTTAATTACCACTTAAATTTCCACTAATTAAATGGTATCAGGTCTCTTGATACcacgacaaaatatccccgaaTAAAATATCACTAcgacaaaatatttaaatatatataaatattaatctttttacacagaaaaaaaaatttaattgaatcaagtaaataattctgaagaattttatcttcttgatttgagtagaaaaattcttaaactaagaaatttttcttgcttctaaagtaaattttacttaattcaagaatttttcattttgattgaagaaaatgaaactcttaaaaattattttcttggttgaagaatttttctcttgattcaagttaatttttttttcagtgtaagataatgattttaaaactTCAATGTTTGTTAATCCGTTGTCACGCTTAAATAATCGCTAacaaaattcgtaaaaaaagACACAGCACGATAACAAGCGTGTTGGTCTACTGTCGAATAAATACACAGAAAATCCATGATAAAAGGgcaaaatttgatattttttttcaaatttgaacagtttttaattgttttattgaaaaatttaattatttcgacggtctaattagcaattgatctaactccttattttttagagagtaatttttcaacattttgatgtagcaatagtccaattataaattatttgaatgatccaaaccaaaatactatatctctattagatattaaattattttttaaagtgatattaaattttgaactaattgttttttcgtacaaatggaagattctctaaaatggagttagacaatttgctaattagaacatCGATTTAAGACATTTTGTctggggatattttgtcgagGTATCAAGAATCATGGAGCCAATTAAATTAGCACTTCAGAGTTAATTAAAACTTgagatcagaaaattatttaactaaaaaaataaatcgtaCATATTGATGTTTGGCGTGGGCGTGTTGGGAAGAATGACATCAGGCTCGGAAATATAGTTAAGCTGGTTAGTGCCGTGACACATGGCGAAGGTgtctattttttccaactGAAATACTTTGTTGGGGTCAACCTTTTCGCCGACATTACAGAGCTCCTCGAACGAGTGCCACAAAAATGGGTTCAACTTTAATGCTAATTTATGCGCTTCGTTGGCTTTTGAAGTTCTTGTCAATTTGTAGTATACTTTAGCTATTATTTGGAGTGAAAAGCACGCTTGGTCGCCGAATTGTAAAACTATGTcgtctaaatttttaacttgctTGTAGTAACCCCCGACAATAGCCGCCTCGGCTTCCGCCCATTTCTCTAAATCGTAGCAGCATTTTGCGAGAAGAAAACGACACTGCGGTGTGCTCGGTGATTTTTTTGTCAGCAAGCCGTACGCTTGTCTTACCCTCCCAGCGCGGTAGTAACATGTGGCTAGTAGAAATAGTGTGTCCTC
This genomic window contains:
- the LOC123260593 gene encoding cell division cycle protein 27 homolog isoform X1 codes for the protein MIVQEPVQAAIWHCLNHYAYNDAIFLSERLFAEVDNEDTLFLLATCYYRAGRVRQAYGLLTKKSPSTPQCRFLLAKCCYDLEKWAEAEAAIVGGYYKQVKNLDDIVLQFGDQACFSLQIIAKVYYKLTRTSKANEAHKLALKLNPFLWHSFEELCNVGEKVDPNKVFQLEKIDTFAMCHGTNQLNYISEPDVILPNTPTPNINITPTQAVIVNGNNQGARLHPSIEESPQPQAIFYTNLSTISPRSKPQRYRSMFSNSMSPLTPSFGILPLDNNTPEPTVLPSLVTLTESNDQKSLAKRVSSLRAHVGQFMSRKETPLQQGKPVFSQSGNTSNTANIVTVTPTTPTPATPTLQGPNVRRSSRLFSHSYSVKENNKSPNRNKFTTPKSPSRKTKARLSKTNLNKATFNELNERNRSDKEKSETITSEKMVATTNALNQNSNTNNNNNNSSNNNSNNNNSNSNCATQQQCAVLVQKQCAEGLMSLLRELGLAYQHLSQFNCSQAVEILSVLPKHHYNTGWVLSMLARAHFEMNDYKKAANYFAEVRQLEPQRMDLMEIYSTVLWHLHSEVQLSTLAQELVAEDRSSPAAWCATGNLFSAQTEHETAIKFFQRAIQVDPNFPYAYTLLGHEYVLTEELEKAVHAFRNAIRLDPRHYNAWFGLGTIYSKQEQYSLAEVHFKRALQINPYHSAIMCHIGVVQHALKKTDLALRTLNVAITNAPDNTLCKFHRASINFSIGRYNEALREFEELKNIAPKESLVYYSIGKVHKKLGNTHLALMYFSWATDLDPKGVNSQIKEAILSPGQGDEETPVANSGNEQQGQNITQHETEGGGELTAEVSGLASTISVVTNQDDSDDSL
- the LOC123260593 gene encoding cell division cycle protein 27 homolog isoform X2, whose protein sequence is MIVQEPVQAAIWHCLNHYAYNDAIFLSERLFAEVDNEDTLFLLATCYYRAGRVRQAYGLLTKKSPSTPQCRFLLAKCCYDLEKWAEAEAAIVGGYYKQVKNLDDIVLQFGDQACFSLQIIAKVYYKLTRTSKANEAHKLALKLNPFLWHSFEELCNVGEKVDPNKVFQLEKIDTFAMCHGTNQLNYISEPDVILPNTPTPNINITPTQAVIVNGNNQGARLHPSIEESPQPQAIFYTNLSTISPRSKPQRYRSMFSNSMSPLTPSFGILPLDNNTPEPTVLPSLVTLTESNDQKSLAKRVSSLRAHQFMSRKETPLQQGKPVFSQSGNTSNTANIVTVTPTTPTPATPTLQGPNVRRSSRLFSHSYSVKENNKSPNRNKFTTPKSPSRKTKARLSKTNLNKATFNELNERNRSDKEKSETITSEKMVATTNALNQNSNTNNNNNNSSNNNSNNNNSNSNCATQQQCAVLVQKQCAEGLMSLLRELGLAYQHLSQFNCSQAVEILSVLPKHHYNTGWVLSMLARAHFEMNDYKKAANYFAEVRQLEPQRMDLMEIYSTVLWHLHSEVQLSTLAQELVAEDRSSPAAWCATGNLFSAQTEHETAIKFFQRAIQVDPNFPYAYTLLGHEYVLTEELEKAVHAFRNAIRLDPRHYNAWFGLGTIYSKQEQYSLAEVHFKRALQINPYHSAIMCHIGVVQHALKKTDLALRTLNVAITNAPDNTLCKFHRASINFSIGRYNEALREFEELKNIAPKESLVYYSIGKVHKKLGNTHLALMYFSWATDLDPKGVNSQIKEAILSPGQGDEETPVANSGNEQQGQNITQHETEGGGELTAEVSGLASTISVVTNQDDSDDSL